A DNA window from Aphelocoma coerulescens isolate FSJ_1873_10779 chromosome 7, UR_Acoe_1.0, whole genome shotgun sequence contains the following coding sequences:
- the NXPH2 gene encoding neurexophilin-2 produces MVPLQPLPLVVVQGVLQLVFCDASRVVQAADVLDWEDKDAAETLVDNVVHSRIINPLRLFVKPSPVLKHGQVSYSDSIENFWDWLSNITEVQESLARTKRRPIVKTGKFKKMFGWGDFHSNIKTVKLNLLITGKIVDHGNGTFSVYFRHNSTGLGNVSVSLVPPSKVVEFEPSPQSTLETKESKSFNCRIEYEKTDRAKKTALCNFDPSKICYQEQTQSHVSWLCSKPFKVICIYIAFYSVDYKLVQKVCPDYNYHSETPYLSSG; encoded by the coding sequence GTGTTCTGTGACGCCAGTCGGGTTGTACAAGCCGCGGATGTGCTGGACTGGGAAGACAAGGATGCTGCAGAGACACTGGTTGACAACGTGGTCCATTCCAGGATCATCAACCCTCTACGCCTCTTTGTTAAGCCATCTCCAGTGCTGAAACACGGCCAGGTGTCCTACTCGGACAGCATAGAAAACTTTTGGGATTGGTTGTCCAACATCACGGAGGTTCAGGAATCTCTGGCACGAACTAAACGCAGACCTATAGTAAAAACTGGGAAATTCAAGAAAATGTTTGGATGGGGCGACTTCCACTCCAACATCAAAACTGTAAAGCTGAACCTCCTGATCACGGGGAAAATCGTCGATCACGGCAATGGGACCTTCAGCGTTTATTTCCGGCATAACTCCACGGGTCTGGGGAATGTTTCTGTCAGCCTGGTGCCACCTTCCAAAGTGGTCGAGTTTGAACCATCTCCACAGTCCACACTGGAGACCAAGGAGTCCAAGTCCTTCAACTGCCGCATCGAGTACGAGAAAACAGACCGCGCTAAAAAAACTGCCTTGTGCAACTTTGACCCTTCCAAGATCTGCTACCAAGAGCAGACCCAAAGCCATGTCTCCTGGCTGTGTTCCAAACCCTTCAAAGTCATCTGCATTTACATCGCTTTCTACAGCGTCGATTACAAACTGGTGCAGAAGGTCTGTCCCGACTACAACTACCACAGCGAGACGCCGTACCTGTCCTCCGGCTGA